A single genomic interval of Parasegetibacter sp. NRK P23 harbors:
- a CDS encoding anthranilate synthase component I family protein, giving the protein MKKIRIETRYRKMLSDVFTPVGIYLRLRDRFRDTILLESTDFHAGENSYSFIGINAIAGIEISNFGGMECKLPAQEPFKEKISSPAAVPSLLWDFMKRFDIDPTPKGMPPTQGLFGYSTFDAVQFFDTVTLGKTRENTPVIPLMRYRLYQYIIAINHYKDELYICENVISGVESEIDLVESLIRSKDVPVFPFEATGAETSNLTDEEYREMVRKGIASCMRGDVFQIVLSRRFQQAFRGDEFNVYRALRNINPSPYLFFFDYGDYKMMGSSPESQLIVKNNKAVVHPIAGTFKRTGDEETDAREAKRLLEDAKENAEHVMLVDLARNDLSRLCTEVTVTQYRQVQYYSHVIHLVSEVTGKVAEGTNPFALMAVTFPAGTLSGAPKFKAMELIDSFEPTPRSYYGGCIGFVGFDGSCNQAIMIRTFLSRNNTLYYQAGAGVVAKSNPENELQEVNNKLGALKTAVITAAGIQ; this is encoded by the coding sequence ATGAAAAAGATCAGGATAGAAACCAGGTACAGAAAGATGCTCTCAGATGTGTTCACGCCCGTGGGTATTTATCTCCGCCTCCGCGACCGTTTCCGTGATACAATCCTCCTTGAAAGTACCGACTTCCATGCCGGAGAGAACAGCTACTCTTTTATCGGCATCAACGCCATCGCAGGTATAGAGATCAGTAATTTTGGCGGAATGGAGTGCAAACTGCCCGCACAGGAACCTTTCAAAGAAAAGATTAGTTCCCCAGCCGCAGTTCCGAGTTTGCTATGGGATTTTATGAAGCGTTTCGACATCGATCCAACACCCAAAGGCATGCCGCCCACACAGGGGTTGTTCGGCTACAGCACATTTGATGCCGTGCAGTTTTTTGACACGGTTACGCTGGGAAAAACACGGGAGAACACACCTGTGATTCCACTGATGCGGTACCGGTTATACCAGTATATTATCGCCATCAATCATTATAAAGATGAATTGTATATCTGTGAGAATGTGATCTCCGGGGTGGAAAGTGAAATAGACCTGGTGGAATCATTGATCCGTTCCAAAGATGTGCCGGTGTTTCCCTTTGAAGCCACAGGCGCAGAAACATCCAACCTTACAGATGAAGAATACAGGGAAATGGTGCGCAAAGGAATCGCCTCCTGTATGCGGGGCGATGTGTTCCAGATCGTGTTAAGCCGCCGTTTCCAGCAAGCTTTCCGTGGCGATGAATTTAATGTTTATCGTGCGCTGCGCAACATCAATCCTTCTCCCTACCTGTTCTTTTTCGATTATGGCGATTATAAGATGATGGGGTCCTCCCCGGAGAGCCAACTGATCGTGAAGAACAATAAAGCGGTGGTGCATCCCATTGCGGGAACTTTTAAAAGAACCGGTGATGAAGAAACAGATGCCCGCGAAGCGAAACGTTTACTGGAAGATGCAAAGGAAAACGCCGAGCATGTGATGCTGGTGGACCTGGCCCGAAACGATTTAAGCAGGTTATGTACCGAAGTTACGGTTACCCAATACCGGCAGGTACAGTATTATTCGCATGTGATCCACCTGGTAAGCGAGGTGACCGGTAAAGTGGCGGAAGGAACTAACCCGTTTGCATTGATGGCCGTAACCTTTCCCGCAGGAACTTTGTCCGGTGCCCCGAAATTCAAAGCCATGGAACTGATCGATTCCTTTGAACCCACGCCGCGCAGCTATTATGGCGGCTGCATCGGTTTTGTCGGCTTCGACGGCAGTTGCAACCAGGCCATCATGATCCGCACTTTCCTGAGCCGTAATAATACTTTGTACTACCAGGCCGGTGCAGGTGTGGTGGCGAAGTCCAATCCAGAAAATGAATTGCAGGAAGTGAACAACAAACTCGGCGCGTTAAAAACCGCTGTAATTACTGCCGCAGGCATTCAATAA
- a CDS encoding gamma-glutamyl-gamma-aminobutyrate hydrolase family protein → MKILVFDNYDSFTYNLVHLVEKIIHGKVEVHRNDQIPLEKVADYDKIILSPGPGIPEEAGLLLPLIKQYAPTKSILGVCLGHQAIAEAFGGKLTNLSSVYHGVATPIVQAPVFSPRENGIFNGLPATIEVGRYHSWVADEASFPEELEVTAKDDAGFIMGLQHKKYDVQGVQFHPESVLTPDGEKMLKNWLKQ, encoded by the coding sequence GTGAAAATACTGGTATTCGATAACTACGATTCTTTTACCTATAACCTCGTACACCTGGTAGAGAAAATCATTCATGGTAAAGTGGAAGTGCACCGCAATGACCAGATTCCATTGGAGAAAGTTGCGGATTACGATAAAATCATTCTTTCTCCCGGACCTGGTATTCCCGAAGAAGCGGGACTGTTACTGCCTTTAATCAAACAGTATGCACCCACCAAATCCATTCTCGGCGTTTGTCTGGGACACCAGGCCATCGCGGAAGCATTCGGTGGAAAACTCACCAACCTGAGCAGTGTTTACCATGGCGTGGCTACGCCCATTGTACAGGCTCCAGTATTTTCACCTAGAGAAAACGGTATTTTTAACGGGTTGCCTGCCACCATTGAAGTAGGCAGGTACCACAGTTGGGTGGCCGATGAAGCGTCTTTCCCTGAAGAACTGGAAGTGACCGCGAAAGATGATGCCGGTTTCATCATGGGACTTCAGCACAAAAAATATGATGTGCAGGGCGTGCAGTTCCATCCCGAAAGTGTATTGACACCCGATGGGGAAAAGATGCTGAAGAACTGGCTCAAACAATAA